A region from the Lolium perenne isolate Kyuss_39 chromosome 4, Kyuss_2.0, whole genome shotgun sequence genome encodes:
- the LOC127346683 gene encoding protein LURP-one-related 10-like produces the protein MLVTSLTRFGALSQRQWTRATRPLFTTAAPVVGARYCAPHGMTLTATETFFDGFPITDARGATVMRAEKAPFSCPSRHLLLDVSAASRRPVLTVRRSPAFFEIRRRWNVYSGNSTSQSDLLFVAAESPLFKPGVVQVHLPGRDGGRDPDFVVHSRGFFGCDYTVSRGGAALAQINTGHATLLGLLFNMMAYRISVNAGVDHAFVVALTVILAEIRHDDEEKRRRQLRAWNSR, from the coding sequence ATGTTAGTTACTAGCCTTACACGATTTGGGGCTTTGTCTCAACGTCAATGGACACGGGCCACGCGGCCACTATTCACGACGGCGGCGCCCGTGGTCGGCGCGCGGTACTGCGCGCCGCACGGGATGACGCTCACGGCGACAGAGACGTTCTTCGATGGCTTCCCCATCACAGACGCCCGCGGCGCGACGGTGATGCGGGCCGAGAAGGCCCCCTTCAGCTGCCCTAGCCGCCACCTGCTCCTCGACGTCTCCGCGGCGTCGCGCCGCCCCGTGCTCACCGTGAGGCGCTCGCCTGCCTTCTTCGAGATCCGCCGGAGGTGGAACGTGTACAGCGGGAACAGCACCAGCCAAAGTGACCTGCTCTTCGTCGCCGCCGAGTCTCCGCTTTTCAAGCCCGGAGTCGTCCAGGTGCACCTCCCCGGCCGCGATGGTGGGCGGGATCCCGACTTCGTCGTCCACTCCCGCGGCTTCTTCGGCTGCGATTACACTGTCTCCCGCGGCGGTGCCGCCCTTGCTCAGATCAACACTGGGCACGCGACACTGTTGGGTCTTCTGTTCAATATGATGGCGTATCGTATTAGCGTCAACGCCGGCGTGGACCACGCTTTCGTCGTGGCGCTCACCGTGATTCTGGCGGAGATACGTCATGACGACGAAGAAAAACGTCGCCGGCAACTACGCGCCTGGAACTCGCGCTGA